One part of the Melitaea cinxia chromosome 8, ilMelCinx1.1, whole genome shotgun sequence genome encodes these proteins:
- the LOC123655722 gene encoding endoplasmic reticulum lectin 1 isoform X1 has protein sequence MKSLCLVILSAVGVFSIEHDFKGFDDSILFGINWPGSQETLSNLEDESLVNKNQEVLKVTTSHNEKYECRLPELQVKETMNIEDYDGPSPINLLKPLFTQKICSYRLESYWSYQVCHGRYIKQYHEEREGKSVKSQEFFLGHWSAEKQAKLESDLKAAQEAKVKPKTTKVEGMTLPYIEMAMDDGTICDLSGKPRLTRILYVCYTHSKHEVYSFKETATCEYEIVILSPLLCEHPLYKPKDVSENIIDCIPLDGAPKKPRNLLKSEVESLRFNHQTIKLMNNDKEARDVLAVLKVEKIDKDGETHLKLELHPLTEDEDITGDSKVAPLPDKSQPVLDDSPVRAFLNGENCLNGGTGWWKYEFCYGKHVVQYHVDRAGEKTTLLLGKYDEQAHLDWIKENRGKAPKPKDQRTSVSHFYSGGDICDKTSKPRQTEVKLKCLENSSSPAQVSLYLLEPRTCHYILGVESPLICDILPLADENGLIKSSKPLLEVKSNLVEKKDENEDIKQTDVNKFGFD, from the exons atgaaaagtttgtGCTTAGTTATTTTAAGTGCTGTGGGTGTTTTTAGTATAGAACATGATTTTAAAGGCTTTGATGATAGTATATTATTCGGTATAAACTGGCCAGGAAGTCAAGAAACTTTGTCAAATTTAGAAGATGAATCCTTGGTAAATAAG AACCAAGAGGTATTAAAAGTGACAACATCACATAATGAAAAATACGAGTGTCGTTTGCCAGAACTTCAAGTGAAAGAAACAATGAATATAGAAGATTACGATGGTCCTTCACCTATCAACCTCTTGAAACCTCTGTTCACGCAGAAGATTTGTTCCTACAGGCTTGAAAGCTACTGGAGCTATCAGGTGTGCCATGGAAGATACATAAAGCAGTATCATGAAGAAAGAGaag gtAAAAGCGTTAAAAGCCAGGAGTTTTTCTTGGGCCATTGGAGTGCAGAGAAACAAGCTAAATTAGAATCTGATCTAAAGGCAGCACAAGAGGCCAAAGTGAAACCTAAAACTACAAAAGTGGAAGGAATGACATTACCTTATATTGAAATGGCTATGGATGatg GTACAATCTGTGACTTAAGTGGTAAACCACGACTTACTAGGATTTTATATGTGTGCTATACGCATAGCAAACACGAAGTATACTCTTTTAAAGAGACAGCTACGTGTGAATACGAAATAGTAATACTGTCACCATTATTGTGTGAACATCCATTATATAAACCTAAAGATGTTAgtgaaaatataattgattgTATACCACTTGACGGAGCACCGAAAAAACCAAGAAATTTATTAAAGAGTGAAGTTGAAAGTTTAAGATTTAACCATCAAACTATAAAACTAATGAACAAt GATAAAGAAGCTAGGGATGTTCTTGCAGTTTTGAAAGTTGAAAAGATTGATaag GATGGTGAAACTCACTTAAAATTGGAATTGCATCCACTGACTGAAGATGAAGATATAACAGGCGATAGTAAAGTCGCTCCATTGCCAGATAAATCTCAGCCCGTGTTGGATGATTCGCCTGTTCGCGCCTTTTTGAATGGAGAAAATTGTTTGAATGGA GGTACAGGCTGGTGGAAATACGAGTTTTGCTACGGTAAACATGTGGTCCAGTATCACGTGGATCGCGCAGGAGAAAAAACTACCCTTCTGCTGGGCAAGTATGATGAACAGGCGCATCTGGACTGGATTAAGGAGAACAGGGGAAAGGCGCCCAAACCTAAAG ATCAAAGAACATCGGTATCCCATTTCTATTCGGGAGGAGACATTTGCGATAAGACCAGCAAACCTAGACAGACCGAAGTTAAACTAAAATGTTTAGAGAATTCTTCAAGTCCAGCACAAGTGTCACTGTATCTTCTAGAACCTAGGACATGTCACTACATCCTAGGCGTAGAATCACCGCTTATTTGTGATATATTACCTCTGGCAGATGAAAATGGTCTAATTAAGTCGAGTAAACCGCTCCTCGAAGTTAAAAGTAATTTAGTGGAAAAGAAAGATGAAAATGAAGATATCAAACAGACAGACGTGAATAAATTTGGTTTTGATTAG
- the LOC123655722 gene encoding endoplasmic reticulum lectin 1 isoform X2 — protein MKSLCLVILSAVGVFSIEHDFKGFDDSILFGINWPGSQETLSNLEDESLVNKNQEVLKVTTSHNEKYECRLPELQVKETMNIEDYDGPSPINLLKPLFTQKICSYRLESYWSYQVCHGRYIKQYHEEREGKSVKSQEFFLGHWSAEKQAKLESDLKAAQEAKVKPKTTKVEGMTLPYIEMAMDDGTICDLSGKPRLTRILYVCYTHSKHEVYSFKETATCEYEIVILSPLLCEHPLYKPKDVSENIIDCIPLDGAPKKPRNLLKSEVESLRFNHQTIKLMNNDGETHLKLELHPLTEDEDITGDSKVAPLPDKSQPVLDDSPVRAFLNGENCLNGGTGWWKYEFCYGKHVVQYHVDRAGEKTTLLLGKYDEQAHLDWIKENRGKAPKPKDQRTSVSHFYSGGDICDKTSKPRQTEVKLKCLENSSSPAQVSLYLLEPRTCHYILGVESPLICDILPLADENGLIKSSKPLLEVKSNLVEKKDENEDIKQTDVNKFGFD, from the exons atgaaaagtttgtGCTTAGTTATTTTAAGTGCTGTGGGTGTTTTTAGTATAGAACATGATTTTAAAGGCTTTGATGATAGTATATTATTCGGTATAAACTGGCCAGGAAGTCAAGAAACTTTGTCAAATTTAGAAGATGAATCCTTGGTAAATAAG AACCAAGAGGTATTAAAAGTGACAACATCACATAATGAAAAATACGAGTGTCGTTTGCCAGAACTTCAAGTGAAAGAAACAATGAATATAGAAGATTACGATGGTCCTTCACCTATCAACCTCTTGAAACCTCTGTTCACGCAGAAGATTTGTTCCTACAGGCTTGAAAGCTACTGGAGCTATCAGGTGTGCCATGGAAGATACATAAAGCAGTATCATGAAGAAAGAGaag gtAAAAGCGTTAAAAGCCAGGAGTTTTTCTTGGGCCATTGGAGTGCAGAGAAACAAGCTAAATTAGAATCTGATCTAAAGGCAGCACAAGAGGCCAAAGTGAAACCTAAAACTACAAAAGTGGAAGGAATGACATTACCTTATATTGAAATGGCTATGGATGatg GTACAATCTGTGACTTAAGTGGTAAACCACGACTTACTAGGATTTTATATGTGTGCTATACGCATAGCAAACACGAAGTATACTCTTTTAAAGAGACAGCTACGTGTGAATACGAAATAGTAATACTGTCACCATTATTGTGTGAACATCCATTATATAAACCTAAAGATGTTAgtgaaaatataattgattgTATACCACTTGACGGAGCACCGAAAAAACCAAGAAATTTATTAAAGAGTGAAGTTGAAAGTTTAAGATTTAACCATCAAACTATAAAACTAATGAACAAt GATGGTGAAACTCACTTAAAATTGGAATTGCATCCACTGACTGAAGATGAAGATATAACAGGCGATAGTAAAGTCGCTCCATTGCCAGATAAATCTCAGCCCGTGTTGGATGATTCGCCTGTTCGCGCCTTTTTGAATGGAGAAAATTGTTTGAATGGA GGTACAGGCTGGTGGAAATACGAGTTTTGCTACGGTAAACATGTGGTCCAGTATCACGTGGATCGCGCAGGAGAAAAAACTACCCTTCTGCTGGGCAAGTATGATGAACAGGCGCATCTGGACTGGATTAAGGAGAACAGGGGAAAGGCGCCCAAACCTAAAG ATCAAAGAACATCGGTATCCCATTTCTATTCGGGAGGAGACATTTGCGATAAGACCAGCAAACCTAGACAGACCGAAGTTAAACTAAAATGTTTAGAGAATTCTTCAAGTCCAGCACAAGTGTCACTGTATCTTCTAGAACCTAGGACATGTCACTACATCCTAGGCGTAGAATCACCGCTTATTTGTGATATATTACCTCTGGCAGATGAAAATGGTCTAATTAAGTCGAGTAAACCGCTCCTCGAAGTTAAAAGTAATTTAGTGGAAAAGAAAGATGAAAATGAAGATATCAAACAGACAGACGTGAATAAATTTGGTTTTGATTAG
- the LOC123655727 gene encoding protein cornichon: MAFSFPAFSYIIALIVDAFLIFFSIFHVIAFDELKTDYKNPIDQCNSLNPLVLPEYLLHLFINILFLLSGEWISLLINVPLILYHIHRYRTRPVMSGPGLYDPTSIMNADVLTVCQREGWIKLAFYLLSFFLYLYGMIVVLIAV, from the exons ATGGCGTTTAGCTTCCCAGCTTTTTCCTACATTATAGCGTTAATTGTAGACgcatttctaatatttttctcGATATTCCATGTCATAGCATTTGACGAATTAAAGACGGATTATAAAAATCCAATCGATCAGTGTAACAGCTTGAATCCC tTGGTTTTGCCGGAGTATTTgctgcatttatttattaacatacttTTCCTCTTATCCGGAGAATggatttcattattaataaacgtGCCACTGATCCTGTATCACATTCACAG gtatCGTACAAGGCCAGTTATGTCTGGTCCAGGTCTATATGACCCGACGAGTATAATGAATGCAGATGTATTAACAGTGTGTCAAAGAGAGGGCTGGATCAAACTTGcattttatttgttatcttTCTTTTTATATCTCTATGG AATGATAGTCGTGCTGATAGCGGTTTGA
- the LOC123655730 gene encoding CUGBP Elav-like family member 1: MRGEAGATRGKTAGRSSSNYPPISAAYWLPPSNPTPYHVPERKLFVGMLNKKLSENDVRALFSGHGAIEECTVLRDAQGQSKGCAFVTFVSKQAAIAAIKALHHSQTMEGCSAPLVVKFADTQKEKEQKKLQAMQASLWGLTTPVAPTAYLASEAALSPATQLQLLQQLQAVGLQQQLLQGQGSTLLQGVNYQDIGFNGAGLSGSAVSGVTGVGGVGSIGSGAAEQLGGLLAPVSVQNLAALAAMTQPVVTQAAPMAPATAPQPTAPQLWSTAEPLGSAYAAQFGAAYAAAPLGSVLGSAAAAAAGKQVEGPEGGNLFIYHLPQEFTDTDLASTFLPFGHVISAKVFIDKQTNLSKCFGFVSYDNAASAQAAIQAMNGFQIGTKRLKVQLKRSKELSRPY; encoded by the exons AGCGCAAGCTTTTTGTCGGCATGCTGAATAAGAAGTTGTCGGAGAACGACGTCCGCGCCCTGTTCTCGGGTCACGGAGCGATAGAGGAGTGTACGGTGCTGCGAGACGCCCAGGGACAGAGCAAGGGCTGCGCGTTCGTGACATTTGTGTCAAAACAGGCCGCCATCGCTGCTATCAAG GCGCTACACCATAGTCAAACGATGGAGGGATGCTCTGCGCCGCTAGTGGTAAAATTCGCAGATACACAAAAAGAGAAGGAACAAAAGAAGTTACAAGCAATGCAAGCCAGCTTATGGGGATTAACGACGCCAGTTGCGCCAACTGCGTACCTCGCGTCTGAAGCTGCGTTGTCGCCTGCAACACAATTGCAACTGTTGCAACAACTTCAAGCAGTTGGTCTGCAACAACAACTATTACAAGGGCAAGGGTCAACGTTATTGCAAG GTGTTAACTATCAGGATATCGGTTTCAATGGCGCAGGACTAAGCGGCAGCGCCGTGAGTGGTGTCACCGGTGTCGGGGGGGTTGGTAGTATAGGAAGTGGAGCGGCTGAACAGTTGGGGGGTCTTCTGGCTCCAGTTAGCGTTCAGAACTTAGCAGCACTTGCAGCAATGACGCAGCCGGTAGTGACGCAGGCAGCGCCGATGGCACCCGCCACCGCCCCACAGCCCACTGCGCCGCAATTAT GGTCGACGGCGGAGCCGCTGGGCTCGGCGTACGCGGCTCAGTTCGGCGCGGCGTACGCGGCGGCGCCGCTCGGCTCCGTACTCGGCTCGGCGGCTGCCGCGGCCGCGGGCAAGCAGGTCGAGG GACCGGAGGGTGGCAACCTGTTCATATACCACCTGCCGCAGGAGTTCACGGACACTGACCTGGCGTCTACCTTCCTACCATTCGGTCACGTGATATCGGCCAAAGTGTTCATAGACAAACAGACGAACCTATCAAAGTGCTTCGGTTTCGTCTCCTACGACAACGCGGCCTCGGCTCAGGCCGCCATACAAGCGATGAACGGCTTCCAAATAGGTACAAAGAGACTCAAAGTTCAATTGAAACGTTCGAAAGAACTATCGAGACCGTACTAG